Sequence from the Pseudomonas sp. 7SR1 genome:
TTCGGTAGAATCCGCGCCCTGTTCGCTGTCGCGGGCCGCGTCCTGTCCGTTTTTTCCTTGAGGTTTGTGATGTCGCTGCATCTGTTTTCGCTGTTCGCCGCCCACCCTGCCAAACTGATCAACCTGCTGGCCTTGTTGTTTGCCTGCCCTGGAGGTTGGTTGCTGCACGCCACTCGTCGTCGCGAGCTGCGGGCGCGGGCCAGCCTGCAAGCGCGCAGTGGCAACGGCGAGGAGCGCTTCGAAGCACTGCTGGACCTGGCCACCCAGCGCATGAACCGATTCTTCTATCGGTTCGGTTTTGCCTGCCTGGCGCTGGCGTTGCTGGTGTCGTGGATCAGTACGCAGGTTCACTGAAAAACGCGAAATGGCGGCTTGCACCGCCGGTCACGGATGTTTTTGTGGCGAGGAGATTGATCCCCGCTGGGCTGCAAAGCAGCCCTTCGAACCCAATAGATCAGCCTTGATCTACAGCCATTTTGCGGTGGCTGCGCAACCGAGCGGGACGGTGCGACGTTTCGCCAAACCCCTCGCCAGATATCCTTGTATCGGCAGCTAGGCGGCGTTACAACGGCAACCCCGCCTTGACCCGATACTGATTACGCACCGGCGTCGCGTATTGCAATACCAGGAACGGCCGGTATTCTGCCGGGCAAGCGTCCAGCCGGCGTTGCCATTCCTCCTCGGCCTTGGCCAGCTCTTCGGCACCGAACATCTGCGCCGCCCTGGGAACCTGCAATTGCGGGTCCGCGTCGGCCCATTGGGCGTAGGCCAGGTAGTGCACCGGGAACAGGCGATAACCGCCGAGAATCTGCCGGTCCATTTCCTGGGCCAGTTGCTTGGTGTCCTCGAACAGCTCGGTGATCGGCGCGGCGAAGTTCACATGGACCCGGCCCTTGTAGCCGGTGATGCCCTTGGCGATGCTCACGTCATCCTCGCCCGGTGCCTTGGTGTAGCTGCCGGTGGTGGCGCGGATATACAGCTCGCGGGCCTTGGCCTGGTCGCACGGGTCGTATTCATAGCTGATCGACACCGGCGTGAGGTTCAGCGACTGGATCACCTCGCCGAACGGTTCGTCCTTGCGGCTCATGTGGAACATCTTGAGGATCGCCGACTCGGTACGGTCGTCGCCGTCCTTGGCCCGGCCTTCGGCCTGGGCGATCCAGATCGAAGCGCAGTCGTGCCGGATCGAGTGGTTGATGTACGCCGAGAGCAACTGATAGGCCGCCAGTTTCTCCTTCCGCCCGGTGAGGGAGCGGTGCACGATGAAACTCTTGTTCAGGCGCATCAGGTCGCTGACGAAGGGTTTCTGCAGCAAGTTGTCGCCGATGGCGATGCGCGGGGTCGGCAGGCCGGCGTGGTACACGGCGTAGTTGACGAAGGCCGGGTCCATCACGATATCGCGATGATTGGCGATGAACAGGTAGGCGCTGCCGGACTTGAACTGCTCCACCCCGGTATAGGTCACGCCGTCGGTGGCGCGCTCGATGGTGTGGTCGACGTAGAACTCCACTTTGTCCTGCAAGGTGGCGACCGACGTCACGTCGGCGAACTCACGGCGCAATCTTTGCGCTATAAGAGGTTTGAGCAGCCAGCCGAAGGCTCCGGCCAGGCGCGGAAAGCGGAAGTGGGTGAGGATATCTAGAAACGCCTTGTCACCGAGCAGCCGAGCCAGTACCGCTGGGACTTCGCTGTCGTTGTAAGGTCGGATGGCATCGAATTCGCCCATCATGCTCTCTTGTTGGAAACGGCTAGGGTAAGTTAAGGGTTCGATCAAAAAACCGACAGGGCACGGCCTGGAAGATAAGCCAGACGAAAATAGCCCTGCAAATAGACCGGCGATTATACGCACAAGTCACCTGGGAGACCGCGATGCTGGAAACCGAGCGCTACGAATGTCCTTATTGCGGTGAACCGGCTGAAGCGGTTCTGGACCTGTCCGGTGGCGACCAGACCTATATCGAGGACTGTCCGGTGTGTTGCCGCCCGATCTATTTCATCCTGCAAACCGATGGCCATGAATGGTTGCTCGAGGTTCACAGCGAGAACGAATGACGGGGGCGTCCATGCAGCGAATCTACGAACTGGAAAACCTGATGGAAGGCGAGCTGCTGCAAGGCATGCTCGCCAGCGAAGGCATCACCGCGCACCTGGTGGGCCGCGACCTCGTGGGCGGTGCCGGCGAGTTGCCGATGCAGGGGCTGCTGGGGCTGGCGGTGGAGGATGAGCAGGCCCAGTACGCCCGCGAGCTGATCGCCGCGTACAATGTCGCGCTGCCGTTGCCCGGCGATGAACCGGACAGCTATCCCGGTACCCTGGTCTGTTAGGCTGACGGCCGTTCAATCGAGAGTCCTGTTGCCCCATGTGTGGACGTTATGCCCTGTTTCGCTGGAATCCCGCTTTCGCGGCCCTGCCTGGCTTTCCCGCCGACCAGAAGGCCCAATGGAATATTTCGCCCAACGATTCGGTGCTGATGCTGCGGGCCGGCGCCGAAGGCCAGCGCGAACTGGCCCGGGCTCGCTGGGGGCTGACCCCGGCGTGGCTGACGGACCTGTCGCGTACACCGGCCCATGCCCGGGCCGAAACCGTGGCCGAGCAACCGATGTTCCGCGAAGCCCTGCGCCTGCGTCGCTGCCTGTTGCCGGCCAACGGCTTCTACGAATGGCGTGGCGGCACGCGCAAGCGACCCTACTGGCTGACGCCGGGGGAGGGTTCGTCACTGTTTTTTGCCGCGATCTGGGAAGCCTATCCGGTGCAGGAGCAGGTGTGGTTGAGCACGGCGGTCATCACCCTGCCGGCGGCGGGCCAGCGCCGGCCGTTGATCCTGGATGAAGAAGGGCAGCGGCTGTGGCTCGATCCCCAGACGCCGTTGCATGCCTTGCAAGGGTTGCTGGCGAGCGAGCCGGCGCCATTGCGCGAGCGGGTGCTGGCCAACCTGGTCAACGATCCGAAACTCAACGGGCCGGAGTGCCTGACTCCGGCGTGAGTGTCGCGGTGCCCATGCGGGCCTCATCGCGAGCCTGCTTGCGATGAGGCCCCGGGGTCAGACCCTGAACTGATTGATCAAGCGCCGCTGCTGCTCTGCCAGTTTGGTCAGGCCGGCACTGGCCGCGCTGGACTCGTCCGCGCCGCCCGCCACTTCGTTCGCCACTTGCCCGATGTTGATGACGTTGCGGTTGATGTCATCGGCCACGGCACTCTGTTCCTCGGCGGCGCTGGCGATCTGGGTGTTCATGTCATTGATCACCGACACGGCCTGGGTGATGGTTTCCAGGGCCTGGGCGGCCTTTGCGGCATGCTGGACACTTTCATCGGTACGGTGCTGGCTGTCTTCCATCACCCGCACCACATCCCGGGTGCCCTGTTGCAGTTGCTGGATCATCGACTGGATTTCTTCCGTGGCTTGCTGGGTCTTCTGCGCCAGGTTGCGCACTTCATCGGCCACCACCGCAAAACCACGGCCCTGTTCACCGGCCCGGGCGGCTTCGATGGCTGCGTTGAGGGCCAGCAGGTTGGTCTGCTCGGCGATCCCGCGGATGGCAGTGAGAATCGCGTTGATGTTCTCGCTGTCCTTGGCCAGGTTTTGCACGACGCCTACCGCCCTGCCGATTTCCTGGGCCAGGGCGCCGATGGACGTGGAGGTGTCCTGCACGATCCGCATGCCCTGGCTGGCGGCCTGATCGGCATGACTGGCGGCCTGGGCCGCCTGGGTCGCGTTGCGCGCCACATCCTGGGCAGTGGCGGTCATTTCGTGCACGGCGGTGGCGACCTGATCGATCTCCGCCATCTGCTTGTGCACGCCCTGGTTGGTACGTATGGCGATATCGGCGGTGTGCTCCGACGAGTCGCTGACGCTCTGCACGGATATCACCACCTGGCTGATCATCCCCTGCAATTTGCTCAGGAACGTGTTGAACCCCTTGGCGATAGCCCCCAGCTCATCGGCGCGGTCGCTGACCAGGCGCCGAGTCAGGTCGCCTTCACCCTGGGCGATGTCATCGAGCATGGCCACCATCTGCTTGAGTGGCCGGGCGATGCCATGGCCCACCAGCCAGATCACCAGCAGGCCAATACCGGCGATCACCAGGCCCACCACGGTCATGCCGAGGATGTCGGACTGGCGCTGATCGTCCAGGTCATTCTGCAAGGCTTGCAGATCGGCCATTACCGCGTTCAGCGGCAGTTGCAGCATCAGCGTCCAGCGGGCGTTGGTTTCGCCGATGCCGAATGGCATGTACACCTCGATATGCCCATGTGCTTGATCGATGTCGTAGCGCACTTCGCCGATGCTGAGGCGGGTCAGGTTATCCAGTTCGTTGGCGTCCAGCAGGTCACTGCCTTTTTCCCCCAGCTTGCTCGGGTCCTTGGTAAAGGCCACCAGGCGGTTGTTGGTGGACAGCAAGGCCATTTCCCCGGCTCCGTCGTACAGCTTGGCGTCGGCGGCCACGAGCATGTCCTGGATGAAGTTCACCGACAGGTCCGCCCCGGCGATGCCCTGGAATGCGCCGTTGATCATGATCGGTTCGATGAACGAGGCGAGCATGGTCATGGTGTCGCCGACGCGGTACGGCGCCGGGTCGATCACGCAGGCTTTCTTGCTGTCCTGGGAGCACAGGTAATATTCGCTGGCGCGAATGCCGGTGGAGAGCATTTTCTGGTCGGCCACGTCGGCAAGTTTTTCCAGGCCCAGGGTACCGTCCTGGTTGCGGAACCACCAGGGCAGGAAGCGCCCGTTGGTTTCCATGCCCAGGACCTGGCTGTTCACGTAACTGGCGTCGTCGTGGTCGATGGCGTTGGGCTCCCAGGCGATGTAGGCGCCAAGGACTTTCGGGTTGCGCACCACGGTTTCACGCAGCAGGTTGATCAACTGCTCGCGTGGCACTTTCAATTGCGGGCTGCCATCCGTGCCGGCCATGCCCATGAGGGCGTTGGTTGTGGCCAGGCCCTTGGCGAGGGACAGCGGCGCCTCCAGTTCCCGCTGGATCAGGCTGGCCTGGGTGCGGGCCAGGGCGCTGAGGCGTTGCTCGATCTGTTGCTTGAATTGCGCCTTGGTTCGCTCTTGCACCATCTCCTGGGTGCGCGCACCGGCGAACAGCGCGTACAGCACCAGGGCACCGACCACGCTGAGGACGATGGCGCCCGCCAGGGCGGCCACGGAAAACTGGATAGATCTGAACTTCATAAAGACTCCGGACGTGTAAATGACGCCTGGACGCTGTATCGGCGTTTGCGTGGCCCTGCATGAGTGGCTGTTCGTCGGGTGACTGTTTTGGAATCGTGGGTGTCGCAAATGGACTTCGATGAGATCCGTCCGAATTAGCTGTAATCCCTCGCTGTGTATCTGGCGCAGATACAAAACCGCGCATAGGATACGCCCACGTTTTCAGGGAGCTTCGTTATGAACAAGACATTGATGGTAAGTGCACTGAGCGCGGGCCTGTTGCTTGCCGGTTGCCAGTCGGTCAACACCACCAGCGGCGGAGCCGTGGGCGTAGAGCGCAAGCAGTACATGTTCAGCATGCTGTCCAGCGCCGAGGTCAACCAGATGTACGCCCAGTCCTATCAGAAGACCATGGGCGAGGCGAGCGCCAAGGGCGTGCTGGACAAGACCAGCGCCGATGCCAAGCGCGTCCAGGTCATTGCCGACCGGCTGATTGCCCAGGCCCCGGTGTTCCGCCCGGATGCGGCGCAATGGAACTGGGAAGTGAACCTCATCAAGAGCGACGAGCTCAACGCCAACTGCGGCCCCGGCGGCAAGATCATGTTCTACACCGGGCTGATCGACCAGTTGAAGCTGACCGACGCTGAAATCGCCGCGATCATGGGCCATGAAATCGCCCATGCCCTGCGCGAGCATGGGCGCGAAGCGATGTCCAAGGCTTATGGGATCGAGATGGCCAAGCAGGGCGCCGGTGCGTTGTTCGGCCTGGGCCAGGACAGCCTGGCATTGGCCGACACCGTGGCGAACTATGGCATGACCTTGCCCAACAGCCGTGGCAACGAAAACGAAGCCGACCTGATCGGTCTAGAACTGGCCGCTCGCGCCGGCTACGATCCGAACGCCGCGATCACCCTGTGGAACAAGATGAGCAAGGCTTCGGAAGGTGCTCCACCGGAATTCATGAGCACCCACCCTTCGTCGAGCAGCCGGATCGCTTCGTTGCAGGCGGCGATTCCCAAGGTCATGCCGCTGTATCAGCAGGCCAGGAAATAAGCATCGTCATGCGGTGAGGCGGCTGGCCTCGTCGCGAGCAAGCGCGTTCCCACAATGATCTTCAGCCCCTGTGGGAGCGAGCTTGCTCGCGATGAACGATGACGCGGTATCAAACCCACCCACTGCTCTGCATCGCCTTGTACACCGCGACGATCGCCAGGATGAAAAACGCCGAGGCGGCCAGGCGGCGGATAAGGGCGAGGGGCAATTTCTCGGCGGCGAAATTACCCGCCAGCACCACTGGCACGTTAGCGATCAACATACCCACGGTCGTGCCGATGATCACCAGCCAGAGCTCCGGGTATTGCGCGGCGAGCATCACCGTGGCGATCTGCGTCTTGTCGCCGATCTCTGCCAGGAAAAAGGCGATCAGTGTGGTCAGGAACGGCCCGAACCTGCGGGCGGTATTGGCCTCTTCATCGTCCAGCTTGTCCGGGACCAGGGTCCAGAGAGCCGTGGCCGCAAAGCTCGCCGCCAGGATCCAGTGCAGGACTCCATCCGAGAAAATGCTGCTGACCCAGGCGCCCACCGCACCGGCGGCGGCGTGGTTGGCGAGTGTCGCGGCGACGATGCCGGCGATGATCGGCCAGGGTTTGCGAAAGCGAGCCGCCAGGATAAGCGCGAGCAATTGTGTCTTGTCGCCGATTTCGGCCAGCGCAACGATTGCGGTCGGTACCAGGAAAGAGTCCAGCATCAGGGGGATTCCTAAAGGGGCGGGTCGACACGGCTATGACACGTACAGCCTTCCCGCCCCGGGTAAGGTGTGCGTGTCATAGGTCTTGTCAAACCCAGCGACCATCTGCGTGGACGCTTGGGCCGCATACGCCATGGTCTGCTGACCAAGTATGTTGACGTATGCCGGGCGAGCAGGGCGCTCGCGGGAGACTACTCCCCTAGGACGGAGCGGATTCTGCCTAGGCAAATCCGATAGGGCAAGTGCTGTTTCGTGAAAAAATTCAGCCGCGCTTGGCCCGGTAGATGCGGAACCCCTGACCCTCGGCCTTGATCGTGCAAACCCCCAGGTGTTCTTCGATCAACGGCTGGTACTTGAGGAAACTGTTCGCCACCAACCGAAGTTCGCCGCCATTTTTCAGGTGTTTGGCAGCTTTTCTCAGCAAGTTCTCCGTGGCCTGGTAATCGGTGTGCACACCGACATGGAAGGGCGGATTGCTGAGGATGGCATTCAGGCCCATGGGCGCTGCGTCGATACCGTCTGCGGTCAGTACTTCGGCCTCCAGCCCGTTGGCAGCCAGGGTCAGGCGGCTGCTGGCGGTGGCGAAAGCGTCCACGTCCAGCAGGGTGACGCTGTTGTGTGGGTAACGTCGCTTGACGGCCGCTCCCAGCACGCCGGCACCGCAGCCGAAATCCAGCAGGTGGCCGCTGGGCAGTTTATCCAGGTGCTCGAGCAACAGCGCACTGCCGCGATCCAGCCGACCGTGGCTGAACACCCCCGGCAGGCTGACGATCTTCAGAGGGCCTTCGGCCAGGGGCAGCTCGTAGGTCTGGGCCAGGCTTTCCAGGGGCTTGGCCTCGGGCGCATTGGCGACGGTGACCTGCCACAACTGGCAATGCCGTGCGCTGTCGAGCTTGCGCGGCTTGCCGAATGGGTTGAGTTGCTTGGATGCGCTTTCGATGCCGGCGCGTTTTTCGCCCACCAGATAGACCTCCCGACCGGCCAGGCGCGCCGCCACGGCGTTGAGCAGGTAATCGGTGAGGTCCTTGGCCTTGGGCAGGAACACCACCGCAGTGTCGAATGCGCGCTCGGGAACGTTCACGCCGAAGTGGCTGCGCTCAGGGAAACGCGCGTCCAGTGCGGCCTGGTCCCCTGCGTGCCAGCACCAGCCATGGGCCCCGGGCAGGCGGCCGAGCAGGTCGTCGGCGGGCAGCCCGGCCAGCAAGACCGATCCTTGGAATAACTCGGCCTGACGAAGCAGTACTTCACTGCGCGGATCCATGGTCTGCTCCTTGAAAAAAAGTGCGGCAGTTTATCAACTGACGACTCGTCGTGCTGCACCGCTGAAAAAGCCCTGGGCGTTTTCAGTCAGTTGACCGACGATCCGCTGCCGCGCCTCGCGGCTGCCCCAGGCGTTGTGGGGCGTGACGATCAGGCGGGGAATATCGGCGGCCAGCAGTGGGTTGCCCTGGGTCGGTGGTTCCACGCTCAGCACATCGGTGGCGGCGCCGCCCAGGTGGCCGCTGCGCAGGGCATCGGCCAAGGCCTGTTCGTCGATCAGACCGCCTCGGGCGGTGTTGAGGACAAAGGCCCCGGGCTTGAGCAGCGCCAGTTCCCGCGGGCCGATGAAGTGGCGGGTGTGCTCGTTGAGCGGACAGTGCAGGGTCAGGGCATCGACTTGCGGCAGCAACTGATCCAGCGGCAGGCGATCGGGGCGGGCAGGGCGACCAGGGACCTGCCCCAGCAGCACGCGCATGCCAAATGCCTCGGCCAGCCGGCCGACGGCGCTACCCAGCTCGCCGTGGCCGAGCAAGCCCAGGGTCTTGCCTTGCAGTTCGACGATGGGATAGTCCAGCAGGCAGAACTGCGCGGCCTGTTGCCAACGACCTTCACCCACTGCTTTTTGATAATCGGCCAGGCGCGTCGCCAGGTTCAGCAACAGCATGATCGTGTGCTGGGCCACCGACGGCGTGCCGTACCCCTGGCAGTTGCAGACGGTGATGCCGTGGCGACGAGCCGCCTGCAGGTCGACATTGTTGGTACCGGTGGCGCTGATCAGGATCAGCTTGAGGCTGGCGTTTGCGGCCATGGCCGCTGCGTCGATCACGACCTTGTTGGTGATCGCCACCGTGGCGTCCTGGAGTCGTTCTGTCACCTGGCCGGGCAGGGTCCGGGCGAACAGTTGCAGTTCGCCGAAGCAGTTGCGCAACGGGGCCAGGTCCAGGTCACCCAGGTCCAGGGAAGAATGGTCGAGAAAAACGGCGCGGGCGGTGTTCGTCATCAACTGTACCTTTTGTGTCAGAAGCCGAAGGCGTAATGTGGCGAGCCTATCAGATGAGTTGCGGCCCTGGCGCCGCACGGCATCCACTCAACAAGGCCTACCCACGAGGAGCCCCCATGTACCTCACCGAATTCCTCACTGTCGCCCTGATCCACTTGTTGGCGGTCGCCAGCCCCGGGCCGGATTTCGCCGTGGTGGTGCGCGAAAGCGTGACCCACG
This genomic interval carries:
- a CDS encoding M48 family metallopeptidase, yielding MNKTLMVSALSAGLLLAGCQSVNTTSGGAVGVERKQYMFSMLSSAEVNQMYAQSYQKTMGEASAKGVLDKTSADAKRVQVIADRLIAQAPVFRPDAAQWNWEVNLIKSDELNANCGPGGKIMFYTGLIDQLKLTDAEIAAIMGHEIAHALREHGREAMSKAYGIEMAKQGAGALFGLGQDSLALADTVANYGMTLPNSRGNENEADLIGLELAARAGYDPNAAITLWNKMSKASEGAPPEFMSTHPSSSSRIASLQAAIPKVMPLYQQARK
- a CDS encoding CPXCG motif-containing cysteine-rich protein; translated protein: MLETERYECPYCGEPAEAVLDLSGGDQTYIEDCPVCCRPIYFILQTDGHEWLLEVHSENE
- a CDS encoding methyl-accepting chemotaxis protein, with the protein product MISQVVISVQSVSDSSEHTADIAIRTNQGVHKQMAEIDQVATAVHEMTATAQDVARNATQAAQAASHADQAASQGMRIVQDTSTSIGALAQEIGRAVGVVQNLAKDSENINAILTAIRGIAEQTNLLALNAAIEAARAGEQGRGFAVVADEVRNLAQKTQQATEEIQSMIQQLQQGTRDVVRVMEDSQHRTDESVQHAAKAAQALETITQAVSVINDMNTQIASAAEEQSAVADDINRNVINIGQVANEVAGGADESSAASAGLTKLAEQQRRLINQFRV
- a CDS encoding SOS response-associated peptidase; translation: MCGRYALFRWNPAFAALPGFPADQKAQWNISPNDSVLMLRAGAEGQRELARARWGLTPAWLTDLSRTPAHARAETVAEQPMFREALRLRRCLLPANGFYEWRGGTRKRPYWLTPGEGSSLFFAAIWEAYPVQEQVWLSTAVITLPAAGQRRPLILDEEGQRLWLDPQTPLHALQGLLASEPAPLRERVLANLVNDPKLNGPECLTPA
- a CDS encoding class I SAM-dependent methyltransferase, whose protein sequence is MDPRSEVLLRQAELFQGSVLLAGLPADDLLGRLPGAHGWCWHAGDQAALDARFPERSHFGVNVPERAFDTAVVFLPKAKDLTDYLLNAVAARLAGREVYLVGEKRAGIESASKQLNPFGKPRKLDSARHCQLWQVTVANAPEAKPLESLAQTYELPLAEGPLKIVSLPGVFSHGRLDRGSALLLEHLDKLPSGHLLDFGCGAGVLGAAVKRRYPHNSVTLLDVDAFATASSRLTLAANGLEAEVLTADGIDAAPMGLNAILSNPPFHVGVHTDYQATENLLRKAAKHLKNGGELRLVANSFLKYQPLIEEHLGVCTIKAEGQGFRIYRAKRG
- a CDS encoding 1-acyl-sn-glycerol-3-phosphate acyltransferase — its product is MMGEFDAIRPYNDSEVPAVLARLLGDKAFLDILTHFRFPRLAGAFGWLLKPLIAQRLRREFADVTSVATLQDKVEFYVDHTIERATDGVTYTGVEQFKSGSAYLFIANHRDIVMDPAFVNYAVYHAGLPTPRIAIGDNLLQKPFVSDLMRLNKSFIVHRSLTGRKEKLAAYQLLSAYINHSIRHDCASIWIAQAEGRAKDGDDRTESAILKMFHMSRKDEPFGEVIQSLNLTPVSISYEYDPCDQAKARELYIRATTGSYTKAPGEDDVSIAKGITGYKGRVHVNFAAPITELFEDTKQLAQEMDRQILGGYRLFPVHYLAYAQWADADPQLQVPRAAQMFGAEELAKAEEEWQRRLDACPAEYRPFLVLQYATPVRNQYRVKAGLPL
- a CDS encoding 2-hydroxyacid dehydrogenase, encoding MTNTARAVFLDHSSLDLGDLDLAPLRNCFGELQLFARTLPGQVTERLQDATVAITNKVVIDAAAMAANASLKLILISATGTNNVDLQAARRHGITVCNCQGYGTPSVAQHTIMLLLNLATRLADYQKAVGEGRWQQAAQFCLLDYPIVELQGKTLGLLGHGELGSAVGRLAEAFGMRVLLGQVPGRPARPDRLPLDQLLPQVDALTLHCPLNEHTRHFIGPRELALLKPGAFVLNTARGGLIDEQALADALRSGHLGGAATDVLSVEPPTQGNPLLAADIPRLIVTPHNAWGSREARQRIVGQLTENAQGFFSGAARRVVS
- a CDS encoding TMEM165/GDT1 family protein, with translation MLDSFLVPTAIVALAEIGDKTQLLALILAARFRKPWPIIAGIVAATLANHAAAGAVGAWVSSIFSDGVLHWILAASFAATALWTLVPDKLDDEEANTARRFGPFLTTLIAFFLAEIGDKTQIATVMLAAQYPELWLVIIGTTVGMLIANVPVVLAGNFAAEKLPLALIRRLAASAFFILAIVAVYKAMQSSGWV
- a CDS encoding putative signal transducing protein codes for the protein MQRIYELENLMEGELLQGMLASEGITAHLVGRDLVGGAGELPMQGLLGLAVEDEQAQYARELIAAYNVALPLPGDEPDSYPGTLVC